The following coding sequences lie in one Ostrea edulis chromosome 8, xbOstEdul1.1, whole genome shotgun sequence genomic window:
- the LOC130049881 gene encoding uncharacterized protein LOC130049881 codes for MHPRRSAQEVLLCDLCETVPLQSRCEVCNINLCKACVGEHLSDSSKQHNVMPYLQRKSTPNYPKCPKHANELCKHHCKKCDIPVCITCVSSGKHKGHKLSEFLDKLNSKTQSLQKDLEELETRIYPRYEKMASDVQTEKAEIETNYGKLTTTVEQEGEILHREITAIVNQRKSAIQEMKNKHLSTLNKNTEEITQKMAELKQIISDLKSILKSNDVSLTSTYKSRNSEFRTLPPKVRATLPSFTSQKINKDQLNEMFGSLSPLSINTEHGDTMKSAEAVSSPPVKPLLDEPRVTATIDTGYDYLPSVSCLSEDQVWTRGENETMKLLNLQSKLLTSIKTKSGRASQDIAVTRDGDLVYTDYSTVNLIKNKQIQTVIRLQGWRPLFVCCTAGNDLLVTMYSDDRKQYKVVRYSGSTEKQSIQFDDQGRPLYSDVGYISENRNLDICVADREASAVVVVNQSGKLRFRYTGHPSNTEQSFDPVGITTDSQSHILTADHDNHRIHILDQDGQFLRYIHCDLEYPQGLCVDIRDNLFVAEYLTAKVKKIQYL; via the coding sequence ATgcatccccggcgcagtgctcaggaagtcctactgtgtgacctctgtgagactgtccccctacagagtcGTTGTGAagtttgtaatataaatctatGCAAAGCCTGTGTTGGGGAGCACCTCTCGGACTCCTCTAAACAACACAATGTTATGCCCTATTTACAGAGAAAGTCTACTCCGAACTACCCGAAATGTCCGAAACACGCCAATGAACTCTGTAAACATCACTGTAAGAAATGCGATATTCCTGTCTGTATTACCTGCGTCTCCTCCGGTAAACACAAAGGTCACAAGTTATCAGAATTTCTGGATAAACTCAACTCCAAAACACAAAGTTTGCAAAAAGATTTAGAGGAACTCGAGACCCGAATTTATCCCCGATATGAAAAAATGGCGTCCGATGTCCAAACTGAAAAAGCCGAAATAGAAACGAATTACGGGAAACTAACCACAACTGTCGAGCAAGAAGGTGAAATCTTACACCGGGagatcaccgccattgtcaaccagcgGAAATCTGCCATTcaggagatgaaaaacaaacacctatctaccctgaacaaaaatacagaagaaatcacacagaaaatggcggaactcaaacagatcatttccgacttgaaatcaatcctaaaatcaaatgacgtctccttaacctctacttacaaatctaggaattccgaatttagaacattaccgcctaaagtTCGAGCTACATTGCCGAGTTTTacttctcagaaaataaacaaagatcagctcaatgaaatgtttggttctctgtcgccattatccattaacacagaacatggcgacacaatgaagtcagcagaagctgtatcgtcacctccagtcaaaccactgcttgatgagccgcgcgtcaccgccaccatagacactgggtatgaCTATCTAcccagtgttagctgtctgagtgaagatcaagtctggacacgcGGGGAGAACGAAaccatgaagctgctcaacctccaaagtaaactactgacatcaataaaaACCAAGTCAGGGAGAGCATCAcaggacatagcagtgacacgggacggagatcttgtttatactgactataGTACTGTTAACTTAAtaaagaataaacagatacagaccgtgatcagaCTACAAGGGTGGAGACCTCTCTTTGTCTGCTGTACCGCGGGTaatgatctcctggttaccatgtacagtgatgatagaaaacaatacaaagtcgtgcgttattccggctccacagagaaacaaagcattcagtttgatgatcagggtcgtcctctctactcaGATGTTGGTTACATCAGTGAGAataggaacctggatatctgtgtggctgatcGTGAagctagtgcagtagtggtggtcaatcagtcaggaaaactccgatttagatacactggtcatccctctaataccgagCAATCATTTGATCCagtcggcatcactacagacagccagagtcacatcctgacagcagaccatgacaatcaccgtatccacatcctagatcaggacggacagttcctccgttacattcactgtgatttagaGTATCCTCagggtttatgtgtggacatcagagacaacctctttgtggctgagtatctcactgctaaagtgaagaaaatccaatatctataa